The sequence CCTTTTCGGCGGCATGGTGTCGAGGCAGGAAATCGTCTGCACGTTCCTGGCCGTGCTGGAGCTCATCAAGCTCAACAAGATTGCCTGCGTGCAGGATGCCCACTTCGGCGATATTGTCGTGGAGCCGCGCGAACCCGATCCCGAGCCGACGCTTCCGCCGGAGGAACCGGAAGAGCCGCATCCGGAGTTTTCGCTGGGCGACGAGCGGATTGACATCGACGATGACTTCGATGAAGAGGACGAATTGGATGACGAAGACGAGGATTTCTAAATGTTTTTCGACCACGGAGACACCGCGGCGCAGGGGAAACTGGTTTTCTTTGCCCCGTGCCGCTGCGTCCCTTTGGCAAGATTGTCCTGGAGATGGATATGAGTGAAAGCACGGTAGATATACTTCCGGAGTTGAAGCAGATTGTCGGCGCCCTGTTGTTCGCGGCCAAGGAGCCGCTCACCATCAAGCGCATGCGCAAGGCCATGATTGAAACCGGGAATGGGTTTGGCGGTCCGTACGAGCAGTATGCCAAGGCGACCGACGCGCAGATCGAGGGCGCGATCGACCAACTCGTGGAGGATCTGGAAAAATCCAAGGTTGGGCTGGGCGTGGCCTTGGTTGGCGGCGCGTACCGACTGCAGAACGATGCCGCGTGCGGGCCGTTCGTCCGTGCATTGCTGGAAAAGAACCAAACCATGCGCCTCTCCAAACCGGCCCTGGAAACCTTGGCCATTGTTGCCTATCGCCAACCCTGCCTTCGTTCGGAAATCGAAGAGGTGCGCGGGGTGTCGGTGGATGCCGTGCTGCGCAAGTTGATCGATATGCAGCTGGTGCGCGTTGTGCGCCGCAGCGAGCTTCCGGGACGTCCGTGGTTGTTTGGAACCACGCAAAAATTCCTGGAACATTTTGGCATCAACAACATCGACGACCTGCCCGGCAGCCAGGAGCTGAAACGGGCCATGCCGGTGGAGGAAAAGAAAAAGGAAACCACGGAGAGCTTCCAGGAAATCGAAGAGGATTTGGCGAAGCATGTTCCGGACGAGGAGGAAAGCTCCGACGAATCAATGGCCGCGCTCGACGAAGAAATCGAAGCGGAGGAAACCGCCGTAACGACTGAAGAGTCGGAGAAGCAGGATTAAATGACCGCAAAGACGCGAAGGAGCAAAGGATCGGGAGTCTTTGTTTCTTAGCGTCTTTGCGGTCGAAATATCTACGAGGACACAGAATATGAATCTTGATCATTTGAGAAACGAAATCGACTCGCTCGATTCGGAAATTGTTAAGCTGCTCAACAAGCGCATCAATGTTGTGTTGGAGATTGGCGAGGAAAAGAAAAAGGCCGGCGCGGAGGTCTATGTGCCTTCGAGGGAACGCGCCGTATTCGAAAAAATCAAAGCCTTGAACCAGGGGCCCTTGCCGGACGAAGCGGCGCATGCGATCTACCGCGAAATCATGTCGGCCGCGCTGGCGCTTGAAACCGAAATGAAGATCGCCTATCTCGGCCCCGAGGCCACCTTCACCCACCAGGCCGCCCGCAATAAATTCGGCGTGAGCGTCGACTATATCTCGACGAGCACCATCAGCGAAGTGTTCAATTGCGTGCAGAACCGAACCGCCGACTATGGCGTCGTGCCGGTCGAAAATTCGACCGAAGGCGCCGTGACGCACACGTTCGACCAGTTCGCCACAACC is a genomic window of Pontiella desulfatans containing:
- the scpB gene encoding SMC-Scp complex subunit ScpB → MSESTVDILPELKQIVGALLFAAKEPLTIKRMRKAMIETGNGFGGPYEQYAKATDAQIEGAIDQLVEDLEKSKVGLGVALVGGAYRLQNDAACGPFVRALLEKNQTMRLSKPALETLAIVAYRQPCLRSEIEEVRGVSVDAVLRKLIDMQLVRVVRRSELPGRPWLFGTTQKFLEHFGINNIDDLPGSQELKRAMPVEEKKKETTESFQEIEEDLAKHVPDEEESSDESMAALDEEIEAEETAVTTEESEKQD